A stretch of the Saccharicrinis carchari genome encodes the following:
- a CDS encoding sugar phosphate isomerase/epimerase family protein, whose translation MKTRREFLKITAAGSASMLLLGPLSACASSTIDRKSYGVGLQLYTIRDAIKADLQGSLKKVSDLGYKYLELANYADGKFYGLAPAEFKKMVSDLGMETISSHTQVEAKGITLDNAKRMAEAHARMDVKYCVQPWVNQSDRNVETYKRLIEEWNKVGGIMKDVGIQFGYHNHDFEFEPMDGIVPYYDLFMPRLDPDLVTMELDVFWAHKAGHDPVEIFEKYPGRFQLLHIKDMRNQEDSMHETKGTDMCSVGEGVIDFKRIMEARDVAGTQYIFVEDDSQGNGRPFEGIESSIKNLTTHILKS comes from the coding sequence ATGAAAACAAGAAGAGAATTTTTAAAGATTACAGCAGCAGGTTCTGCCAGCATGTTATTACTTGGGCCATTATCGGCCTGCGCAAGCTCAACAATAGATCGTAAGAGTTATGGTGTTGGCCTGCAACTTTATACCATCCGCGATGCTATAAAAGCCGATTTGCAAGGTTCATTAAAAAAAGTCTCGGATCTTGGTTATAAATATCTTGAACTGGCCAATTACGCGGATGGAAAGTTTTATGGTTTGGCACCGGCTGAGTTTAAAAAGATGGTGTCTGATTTGGGCATGGAAACCATTAGTAGCCATACGCAGGTGGAGGCAAAAGGTATTACACTCGATAATGCTAAAAGGATGGCCGAGGCTCATGCCCGGATGGATGTGAAATATTGTGTTCAGCCCTGGGTAAACCAATCCGACCGTAATGTTGAGACCTATAAACGTTTAATAGAGGAATGGAACAAAGTAGGCGGAATTATGAAGGATGTAGGTATTCAGTTTGGGTACCATAACCATGACTTTGAGTTTGAGCCCATGGATGGTATTGTCCCTTATTATGATTTGTTTATGCCCAGGCTGGATCCTGATTTAGTAACCATGGAACTGGATGTTTTTTGGGCACACAAAGCAGGGCACGACCCGGTAGAAATATTTGAAAAATATCCAGGTAGGTTCCAGTTGTTGCACATTAAGGACATGCGTAACCAAGAGGATTCCATGCACGAAACAAAAGGTACCGACATGTGCAGCGTGGGGGAAGGTGTAATCGATTTTAAGCGGATTATGGAAGCGCGCGATGTGGCGGGCACCCAATATATTTTTGTGGAAGACGACAGCCAGGGCAATGGCAGGCCTTTTGAGGGTATTGAGTCCAGTATTAAAAACTTAACAACCCATATTTTAAAAAGCTAA
- a CDS encoding M81 family metallopeptidase: MKKITHGIASLIVASILFFACTSKQKSDKELPRIAIAGLLIESSTFSPAVTHEDAFRTFTGDSIFNLYSFFSPDSLIINEAIWLPTLRASATPGGIVTREAYESLVQKTLNRLEDALPLDGLFFDIHGAMSVQGLDDPEGDFIVRIREVIGTDVVISTCMDLHGSVTPRLAQNTDLITCFRLAPHEDALESRRRAVTNLLSRLKSGKGKPAYKAWVPVPILLPGEKTSTRVEPGRSLYAAIPSVLDNNNVIDASIWMSYPWADEPRNHGVIVTYGDDKEAVGKAAEKLAEHYWSVRHDFEFVAPTTTWEEALQKAIASNKKPFIISDMGDNPTAGGAGDVTWTLTRILENPEFKKSNGKSIIYASIPGEAFVNRAVELGVGGQIDATAGAEVDNRYAPPVRIKGTITAIEHKEGRDQVEVVVKSGNASVIVTKKRTAYHYEKAFTRLGLNPRETDIVVVKIGYLVPELYNMRADWIMALTPGGVDQDLMRLDYKRINRPMFPLDKDMPDPDLSAQFIPLSNNIKR, encoded by the coding sequence ATGAAAAAAATAACTCACGGGATAGCATCCCTTATTGTTGCTTCAATTTTATTTTTCGCTTGTACAAGCAAGCAAAAATCAGATAAAGAACTACCTCGTATCGCAATTGCCGGACTGTTAATTGAATCAAGTACATTTTCACCGGCCGTAACGCACGAAGATGCTTTTCGTACATTTACCGGAGACAGTATTTTTAATTTATATTCTTTTTTCTCGCCCGACTCGCTCATTATAAACGAAGCTATTTGGCTACCTACATTGCGGGCCAGTGCCACACCAGGTGGAATCGTTACGCGCGAAGCCTATGAATCCTTAGTACAAAAAACACTAAACCGACTTGAGGACGCACTTCCTTTAGATGGTCTCTTTTTCGACATACATGGCGCTATGAGTGTGCAGGGTTTAGACGATCCCGAAGGGGACTTTATAGTACGTATAAGAGAGGTAATAGGAACAGATGTTGTAATCTCTACTTGTATGGACTTGCACGGAAGTGTTACACCTCGATTGGCACAGAATACTGATTTAATAACATGCTTCCGCCTGGCACCCCACGAAGATGCCCTTGAGTCAAGAAGAAGAGCGGTGACCAACCTACTCTCAAGGCTTAAAAGTGGCAAGGGCAAACCTGCTTACAAAGCATGGGTTCCCGTTCCTATTCTTTTACCCGGCGAAAAAACAAGCACACGGGTAGAGCCGGGAAGAAGTTTGTACGCTGCTATACCATCGGTACTGGACAACAACAATGTGATTGACGCATCCATCTGGATGTCATACCCTTGGGCCGATGAACCACGTAATCACGGCGTGATTGTAACTTATGGCGATGACAAAGAAGCAGTAGGCAAAGCTGCGGAAAAGTTAGCTGAGCATTATTGGAGTGTGAGGCACGATTTTGAATTTGTTGCGCCCACAACCACCTGGGAGGAAGCTTTGCAGAAAGCGATAGCAAGCAATAAGAAACCTTTTATCATTAGTGACATGGGGGACAATCCTACTGCAGGAGGCGCTGGTGATGTAACCTGGACACTTACACGGATATTGGAAAACCCTGAGTTTAAGAAAAGCAATGGAAAATCAATTATTTACGCATCCATACCTGGAGAGGCTTTTGTAAACCGAGCCGTTGAATTAGGTGTAGGTGGACAGATAGACGCAACTGCAGGAGCCGAAGTAGATAACCGATATGCGCCTCCTGTTCGTATAAAGGGAACTATAACCGCAATTGAGCACAAAGAGGGAAGGGATCAAGTGGAAGTAGTAGTTAAAAGTGGCAATGCTTCTGTTATCGTAACTAAGAAACGTACCGCATATCATTACGAAAAAGCTTTTACACGCTTAGGACTTAATCCGCGGGAAACTGATATTGTAGTAGTTAAAATCGGATATTTGGTTCCCGAATTATATAACATGCGTGCCGATTGGATAATGGCTTTAACACCAGGCGGGGTAGATCAGGATTTAATGCGATTAGATTACAAACGCATCAACCGGCCAATGTTTCCGTTGGATAAAGATATGCCTGACCCCGATTTAAGTGCACAATTTATTCCCTTATCAAATAATATTAAAAGATAA
- a CDS encoding alpha-L-fucosidase — protein sequence MSHRKPFFKFVILFFYIAFACKAGAQENTNPRAEWFTDSRFGMFIHWGIYSGIEGIWKGEKIRHDNDYAEWIYYRNRIDKQEYVKILDRFKWNDINPEEWVILAKKAGMKYVTFTAKHHDGFALWDSKVGNYDLGDHSKPKRDIVKELAEACAKHDMKLGLYYSHWVDWEHPHGWDHSREIYGLSEDKYDEYWQDKVIPQMRELLTNYGEISLIWFDMWIHHSEAVVTKKQLLQLKSLIRELQPGCLINSRLGLSIEEDSDIDYKTLLDNQLGESKENFPWQTPATVAHSWGFHAMENQWKSTSTLLNNLIGNVSLNGNMMLNIGPRANGEVPHEIAQRLNEMGQWLLVNGNSIYGAQAFDLDKNMHDWGNITCKKLNDGKTLVFLHVNNWPLNKQLPVSGIKTKPSKVYLLADKQKTALDFSFNTVLTNINLPEKQPDNYISTVVLAYDTYPITDANLVAKSTYGGYSLTPKNLSIPIHDSLIVDAQRYGTIPSYVEINERTGLKWRIYVERPMSFHADVSYNSQSKQNKGTISIHAANDKISEKIRPTGRVVGEPNSDWHIDSFNSHRIGRIDFPASGYYDININIAPTNGQSIDFQWLWLDEIKTD from the coding sequence ATGAGCCATAGGAAACCTTTTTTCAAATTTGTTATTTTATTTTTTTATATCGCTTTTGCTTGTAAAGCAGGAGCCCAGGAAAACACCAATCCAAGAGCCGAGTGGTTTACCGATTCCAGATTCGGCATGTTTATCCATTGGGGTATCTACAGTGGCATCGAAGGCATTTGGAAAGGCGAAAAGATACGGCACGACAACGATTATGCAGAATGGATATATTACCGAAATCGTATTGACAAGCAGGAATATGTTAAAATACTGGATCGCTTTAAATGGAACGATATAAATCCTGAAGAGTGGGTTATTTTGGCAAAAAAAGCCGGGATGAAGTACGTCACCTTTACGGCAAAGCACCATGATGGTTTTGCATTATGGGATAGTAAAGTAGGCAATTATGACCTGGGAGACCACAGCAAGCCCAAAAGAGATATCGTAAAAGAACTGGCCGAAGCTTGCGCAAAACACGACATGAAACTAGGTTTATATTACTCGCACTGGGTAGATTGGGAACACCCTCACGGTTGGGATCACTCCAGGGAAATATACGGACTCTCCGAAGATAAATACGATGAATACTGGCAAGACAAAGTTATCCCACAGATGCGCGAGCTCCTGACCAATTATGGCGAGATAAGCCTGATATGGTTTGATATGTGGATTCATCACTCAGAAGCCGTGGTAACAAAAAAACAGCTTTTACAACTTAAAAGCCTTATCCGCGAACTACAGCCCGGGTGCTTAATAAATTCTCGCTTAGGCCTTTCCATCGAAGAAGACAGCGACATAGACTACAAAACGCTACTAGACAACCAATTAGGCGAAAGTAAAGAAAATTTTCCATGGCAAACCCCGGCAACAGTAGCACATTCCTGGGGCTTTCATGCTATGGAAAACCAATGGAAATCAACAAGCACTTTGCTAAATAACCTCATAGGAAATGTTAGTCTTAACGGGAATATGATGCTTAATATAGGCCCCCGCGCCAACGGAGAAGTACCACACGAAATTGCCCAACGCCTTAATGAAATGGGCCAATGGCTTTTGGTTAACGGAAATTCGATATATGGTGCGCAAGCTTTCGATCTGGATAAAAACATGCATGATTGGGGCAATATTACCTGTAAGAAATTGAACGATGGTAAAACGCTTGTTTTTCTCCATGTAAATAATTGGCCGCTCAACAAGCAACTACCGGTTAGCGGCATAAAAACCAAGCCTTCAAAAGTTTATCTTTTGGCCGACAAGCAAAAAACGGCATTAGATTTTAGTTTTAACACGGTGCTAACCAATATAAATCTACCTGAAAAACAACCTGACAATTACATTTCTACCGTAGTTTTAGCGTACGACACTTATCCCATTACGGATGCCAATCTGGTTGCAAAATCTACTTATGGAGGTTATAGTCTTACACCAAAAAATTTGTCCATACCCATTCATGATTCTCTTATCGTAGATGCACAACGTTATGGTACCATCCCAAGCTATGTAGAGATAAATGAGCGTACCGGCTTAAAATGGCGCATTTATGTGGAAAGACCTATGTCCTTTCATGCTGATGTTTCCTACAACTCCCAAAGTAAACAAAACAAAGGCACAATAAGCATCCATGCGGCCAACGACAAAATAAGCGAAAAAATCAGACCGACCGGGAGAGTCGTAGGCGAACCAAATTCCGATTGGCATATTGACAGCTTTAATTCTCACCGGATTGGCCGTATAGATTTTCCCGCATCGGGATATTATGATATTAATATAAACATTGCGCCCACCAATGGACAATCCATCGATTTCCAATGGTTATGGTTAGATGAAATAAAAACAGATTAA
- a CDS encoding alpha/beta hydrolase, translating into MENDTVLQVGLNNLMRNNMSQNGINNGSNQWFGYYKKFDYFSPELIRAGCFPRIMEHNSTDKAIVLIHGLSDSPYFMTAIADHFYKLGYNVYLPLLHFHGLKKPMGMEGVELKEWKANVRFAINTAAASAKNISIGGLSTGGTLSFYMACINPKINGQLYLFSAALDLAGGPMGLFGELKERILRTYAADVLDKFNEKKPLVGLNPYRYACIDMDGAQELARLIKETDDLMDEYDANNPFPVRVFAAHSECDTTADINGIWALQAKTPADRFILYIIPKSDDVSHASVVLKNNIEVKEDSAGNTVVLEMANPKFMEMMEAITDFQ; encoded by the coding sequence ATGGAGAACGATACAGTCTTACAGGTAGGTTTAAACAATTTAATGCGTAACAATATGAGTCAGAACGGCATCAATAACGGCTCAAACCAATGGTTTGGCTACTATAAGAAATTTGATTATTTCTCACCCGAATTAATACGTGCGGGCTGTTTTCCAAGGATTATGGAGCACAACTCAACGGATAAGGCCATTGTCCTGATTCACGGATTAAGCGATTCCCCGTACTTTATGACAGCCATTGCCGATCATTTTTATAAGCTGGGCTACAATGTATACTTGCCACTGCTCCATTTTCATGGCCTAAAAAAGCCTATGGGTATGGAAGGTGTTGAATTAAAGGAGTGGAAGGCAAACGTACGGTTTGCCATTAACACCGCGGCCGCATCAGCAAAAAATATTTCTATTGGAGGTTTATCAACAGGGGGAACACTGAGTTTTTACATGGCCTGTATAAATCCTAAAATTAATGGTCAATTGTATTTGTTTTCCGCAGCGCTGGATTTAGCCGGAGGACCAATGGGCTTGTTTGGTGAGCTGAAGGAGAGAATCCTACGGACATATGCAGCAGATGTGCTGGATAAGTTTAACGAAAAGAAACCCTTGGTAGGTCTAAATCCTTACCGATATGCCTGTATAGATATGGATGGTGCGCAGGAACTGGCACGGTTGATAAAAGAAACAGACGATCTGATGGATGAATATGATGCCAATAATCCTTTTCCGGTAAGGGTTTTCGCAGCCCATTCCGAATGTGATACTACTGCCGATATAAATGGAATCTGGGCTCTACAAGCAAAAACGCCGGCGGATCGATTTATATTATACATCATCCCTAAGAGCGATGATGTATCCCATGCCAGTGTTGTTCTTAAAAATAATATCGAAGTAAAAGAAGATTCTGCCGGCAATACGGTTGTTCTTGAAATGGCCAATCCAAAATTCATGGAGATGATGGAAGCCATCACAGATTTCCAATAG
- a CDS encoding TIR domain-containing protein: MYDAFISYSRNDRQFVNQLMAYLGTKELSCWLDQKDLPPAEIWRNELRDAIIDSDNFIFIISPHSVDSAFCDLEINWAVKNNKRIIPILFKTLRQNQKLNTALSERQWLRMDSLDNNKKFDVIASTIRNEQKWYKQGTEYLRGAQKWKAGKDIFLARPELEAARAWVEKGAGMNPGPSELQIKYIHESEAYHLKEAEKWEKLYTKSIARQLAAQGQLIIQHDSPALSDRGLLLAVESMARFQKINLRSLEADQAIRQGLSIMAKPLVNYKAKYDVERKAISVSQKYFTLAFADIKGHLYQWDLRDGKVKKDPALWGAVSCLKFSHDGRWLAVGGENGCLHLKNLSNNDVWTLKTSFAVSPIRTICFSRNGRYLAASLGINLAVWDINADAEPVELRNEDHAQIIVSMAFDPNGEILVAQPVMSETQCWDWRKQKVIGRFGNNGNHVEYSPDGRFLGISSAMSYTAVLWDVFKQESINLATNAAKLTFSNDHKYVAIASPEHFARIWKLPELSVVHNLRHNAEVGELEFSPKGDYLLTKDKANVVYVWNVGNGKQEARLVHPEPFEVVQFCGDSRYVFTFSNKNTFTLWETQHLREARLLRHQVAVLGVAFSPDNNHLIATEARQDQFKRSYALIDWTTEQLVEKVSVDENEIDGATYAKDLVVEHRKKSKNRVISPNGKLIAVRHKSGVQILTHDNEEEVALLQHDRKIFSMVFSPDSLYILTVSDHDTARIWELSTGEEVSRLTHDNPNITDADFSPDGRYIATSSWDLTARIWLWHPSDLIQASASRLSRILTEGEWKKYLPGEVYKPSLKMSEPPKNHHSKNNK, from the coding sequence ATGTATGATGCGTTTATATCCTATTCGCGGAACGACCGTCAGTTTGTAAACCAACTTATGGCATACCTCGGAACAAAGGAACTAAGCTGCTGGCTCGACCAAAAAGATTTACCCCCTGCGGAGATATGGCGCAACGAACTCCGGGACGCGATTATTGATTCTGATAATTTTATCTTTATAATAAGTCCCCATTCGGTTGATTCAGCGTTTTGCGACCTGGAAATTAACTGGGCCGTAAAGAACAACAAACGTATTATTCCTATTTTGTTTAAAACATTACGTCAAAATCAAAAATTAAATACTGCGTTGTCCGAACGCCAATGGTTGCGAATGGATTCCCTCGATAACAATAAAAAATTCGACGTAATTGCATCAACCATCCGTAACGAGCAAAAATGGTACAAGCAGGGAACCGAATATCTTCGCGGAGCTCAAAAATGGAAAGCAGGAAAGGATATTTTTCTGGCTCGGCCCGAGTTGGAGGCTGCCCGCGCCTGGGTAGAAAAAGGGGCTGGTATGAATCCCGGTCCTTCTGAGCTACAAATAAAGTACATTCATGAGAGCGAAGCCTACCATCTGAAAGAAGCCGAAAAGTGGGAGAAACTTTATACCAAATCAATAGCCCGGCAATTAGCCGCCCAGGGTCAACTGATCATACAGCATGATTCACCTGCATTAAGCGATCGGGGATTGCTGCTGGCTGTGGAATCCATGGCTCGCTTCCAAAAAATTAATCTTAGATCCCTCGAGGCCGACCAGGCCATTAGGCAGGGCTTGTCAATTATGGCAAAACCCCTGGTGAACTACAAGGCCAAATATGATGTTGAGCGTAAAGCTATCTCTGTTAGTCAAAAATATTTTACGCTGGCTTTTGCTGATATAAAGGGGCATTTGTACCAATGGGACCTTCGGGACGGAAAAGTAAAAAAGGATCCTGCTTTGTGGGGGGCAGTTAGCTGCCTTAAGTTCAGCCATGACGGGAGATGGTTGGCTGTGGGTGGTGAGAATGGCTGCCTTCATCTTAAGAATTTAAGTAATAATGATGTTTGGACATTGAAGACCAGCTTTGCCGTATCCCCTATTCGTACAATTTGTTTTAGCCGAAATGGCAGATACCTTGCGGCCTCCCTCGGCATTAACCTTGCTGTGTGGGATATTAATGCAGATGCAGAACCAGTTGAGTTAAGAAATGAGGATCATGCGCAAATAATTGTTTCCATGGCATTTGACCCAAACGGCGAAATACTCGTTGCCCAGCCGGTTATGAGCGAAACACAATGCTGGGATTGGCGCAAACAAAAAGTCATCGGACGTTTCGGAAACAATGGTAACCATGTTGAGTACAGCCCCGACGGCAGGTTCCTGGGCATAAGCAGCGCGATGAGCTACACTGCCGTGCTATGGGATGTTTTTAAGCAAGAATCTATTAATTTGGCCACCAATGCTGCCAAGCTGACTTTTAGTAATGACCATAAATATGTGGCCATTGCTTCGCCTGAACATTTTGCCCGGATTTGGAAGCTGCCCGAATTATCAGTAGTTCATAACCTTAGGCATAATGCGGAAGTAGGGGAGCTGGAATTCAGCCCCAAAGGGGACTATCTATTAACAAAAGATAAAGCGAATGTAGTTTACGTTTGGAATGTTGGCAACGGAAAACAGGAAGCCCGGCTTGTTCACCCGGAACCTTTTGAAGTGGTGCAATTTTGCGGTGATAGCCGGTATGTGTTTACTTTTAGCAATAAAAACACATTTACGCTATGGGAAACTCAACATTTACGTGAAGCACGACTACTACGTCATCAGGTTGCTGTACTTGGCGTTGCTTTTAGTCCGGATAATAATCACCTGATAGCTACAGAAGCCCGACAGGATCAGTTTAAGCGCAGTTATGCACTAATTGACTGGACGACCGAACAACTCGTTGAAAAGGTATCCGTTGATGAAAACGAAATAGATGGTGCCACTTATGCAAAGGATCTTGTTGTTGAACATAGAAAAAAGTCTAAAAACCGGGTTATAAGCCCAAATGGAAAATTGATTGCTGTTAGGCATAAAAGTGGAGTGCAGATTCTTACCCATGACAATGAGGAAGAGGTAGCCTTGCTTCAACACGATCGAAAGATATTTAGCATGGTCTTTAGTCCGGATAGTCTGTACATACTGACCGTTAGCGATCACGATACAGCACGAATTTGGGAACTCAGCACTGGTGAAGAGGTTTCACGTCTTACCCATGATAATCCCAACATAACAGATGCCGACTTTAGCCCGGATGGCAGATATATAGCTACTTCAAGCTGGGATTTAACGGCTCGTATTTGGCTATGGCACCCTAGCGACCTGATTCAAGCTAGCGCATCCCGCCTTAGCAGGATTTTAACCGAAGGGGAATGGAAAAAATACTTACCGGGCGAGGTGTATAAACCTTCCTTAAAAATGTCGGAACCTCCTAAAAACCATCATTCAAAAAATAACAAATGA
- a CDS encoding toll/interleukin-1 receptor domain-containing protein — translation MNPVEENILKKVVNDLASLNPDKPWKSVGVLAKKFNVQESYLRQILLEYCSNVDKQNLKIRYSHYPSKRNLDMIWAHVNNIPDIEKLYDYTRLDEPDKNFPAYLENYPRLFLSHSHKNRDRALYMRDYLYCQGINIWMSELDIVPGDDIFMAVNQGRKNCTGFLADVTEESIQSVWVQKEFIASLPDKQMYIVIDGNNGRLIEALNSDSPNDIMPSLQITTMFPEYIDYLKNHIYKTGLVFSFPYVKGALFNTEMKPLIALKEYFPG, via the coding sequence ATGAATCCTGTTGAAGAAAACATACTGAAAAAAGTTGTCAATGACCTGGCCAGCCTGAATCCGGATAAACCATGGAAATCAGTAGGTGTCCTGGCAAAAAAGTTCAATGTTCAGGAAAGCTATTTAAGACAAATATTACTCGAATACTGCTCAAATGTTGATAAGCAAAATCTAAAAATACGTTATTCCCATTATCCAAGTAAACGAAACCTGGATATGATATGGGCACATGTTAATAATATTCCGGATATAGAAAAGCTTTATGATTATACGCGTCTGGATGAACCCGATAAAAACTTTCCGGCTTATCTCGAAAATTATCCGCGCTTATTCTTATCTCATAGCCATAAAAACAGAGATAGAGCCTTGTATATGAGAGATTATCTATACTGTCAAGGGATTAATATTTGGATGTCGGAATTAGATATAGTGCCCGGTGATGATATTTTTATGGCTGTGAACCAGGGTAGGAAAAATTGCACCGGTTTTCTGGCAGATGTTACGGAAGAATCGATACAATCGGTGTGGGTACAAAAAGAATTTATAGCATCCTTACCGGATAAGCAGATGTATATAGTGATTGATGGTAATAACGGCCGCCTAATTGAGGCATTAAATTCCGATTCGCCAAACGATATTATGCCATCTTTGCAAATAACTACCATGTTTCCTGAATACATAGATTATCTTAAGAATCATATTTATAAAACCGGCCTTGTTTTCTCCTTTCCTTATGTAAAGGGGGCGTTGTTTAACACTGAAATGAAGCCGTTAATAGCATTAAAGGAGTATTTTCCCGGGTAA
- a CDS encoding DUF4231 domain-containing protein, which produces MRKLYKKRPKYFVTAVQLDLNFERIEYEKWGGKQKCKPGDWLINNSGDTYTVDKKYFIDNYQRVSPGVYNKIGEIWAEVATEDGSIKTLEGSTDYKAGDYLIFDREEGGDGYAIQKQVFERMYEEINPTTTLTREQESYINNRIQPRIDDFKNKANKNRNRFYVFQAIAILSAALVPVFSGFISDDTDPLKWLVAILGGTSAIVAGLLALYKFQENWIRYRSTYHDLESILAQFKTCSGIYVDSKQAFTLLLDNCERILKAEIGQWAESRRKKDSEDDG; this is translated from the coding sequence ATGAGAAAGTTATATAAAAAGCGTCCAAAATATTTTGTAACGGCTGTTCAATTAGATTTAAACTTCGAGAGGATTGAATATGAAAAGTGGGGCGGTAAACAAAAATGCAAACCGGGCGATTGGCTTATCAACAACAGTGGAGACACTTATACGGTAGATAAAAAATACTTCATTGACAATTATCAACGCGTAAGCCCGGGAGTTTACAATAAGATTGGAGAAATATGGGCCGAAGTGGCCACCGAAGATGGATCAATAAAAACCCTGGAGGGTTCTACCGATTATAAAGCGGGAGATTACCTTATTTTTGATAGAGAAGAAGGGGGGGATGGATATGCCATTCAAAAACAGGTGTTTGAGCGTATGTACGAAGAAATAAACCCCACAACGACGCTTACCCGGGAACAGGAATCTTACATCAACAATCGCATACAGCCTCGGATTGATGATTTCAAGAATAAAGCAAACAAAAATCGTAATCGCTTTTATGTTTTTCAGGCTATTGCTATTCTTTCTGCCGCACTAGTTCCTGTTTTTAGCGGATTTATTAGCGATGATACTGATCCATTGAAATGGCTGGTCGCCATACTTGGTGGTACATCTGCTATAGTAGCCGGATTGCTTGCTTTATACAAGTTTCAGGAGAACTGGATACGCTATAGAAGTACCTACCACGATTTAGAATCCATTTTGGCTCAGTTTAAAACCTGCTCCGGAATTTATGTAGATAGCAAACAGGCCTTTACCCTATTGTTAGATAATTGCGAGCGCATTCTAAAAGCTGAAATCGGACAGTGGGCGGAATCCAGACGGAAAAAAGATAGCGAAGACGATGGGTAA
- a CDS encoding pentapeptide repeat-containing protein — protein sequence MDNHAIEILKQGVKAWNKWRSSNPGIKPDLSRAILQSIVRDKKVPVKKGHKTDLRYINFADADLSGVSFENADLRYSDFRNASLLKANFRRVDLEEADLRGADLYEVDLYQANLRGAKLIKTRLTRSRLVDVCIEDAILQNCEVYGISAWNVSKNTNTLQSMLRVNDPAMTWEAPILIDNLEAAQYINLFLDPEKVRDVINATTAKLVLILGRFTENRKKVLDKLRDELRKHNLVAIIFDFEFPDGRSMIETVGLLARMSRFVIADLSDAKIVINELQEIIPVNPSLPVIPIIDSKQTEPAILRKHHENPGYLKPISYTDINDLISNLEMIVKKAEHKAVELRDRKLGLGISSLLI from the coding sequence ATGGATAATCACGCAATTGAAATTTTAAAACAAGGAGTTAAAGCATGGAACAAATGGCGTAGCTCAAACCCTGGTATAAAACCTGATCTTTCACGAGCTATTCTGCAGAGCATTGTACGGGATAAAAAAGTACCTGTTAAAAAGGGACATAAAACTGATTTAAGATATATAAATTTCGCAGATGCTGATCTGTCGGGGGTTTCTTTTGAAAATGCTGACTTGCGATATTCAGATTTTAGAAATGCCTCACTTTTAAAAGCCAATTTTAGGAGGGTTGACCTTGAAGAAGCAGATCTAAGGGGTGCCGATTTATATGAGGTTGACTTGTATCAGGCAAATCTGAGAGGTGCAAAACTGATTAAAACCCGATTAACCCGTTCCCGACTGGTTGACGTGTGCATTGAGGACGCTATTCTACAAAACTGCGAGGTATACGGAATATCGGCGTGGAATGTAAGCAAAAATACAAACACATTGCAAAGTATGTTACGCGTGAATGATCCGGCCATGACATGGGAAGCGCCAATTCTTATAGATAACCTCGAAGCGGCTCAGTATATTAATCTTTTTTTAGATCCTGAAAAAGTTAGGGATGTTATTAATGCTACAACAGCGAAGTTGGTTCTTATTCTTGGGCGCTTTACCGAAAACAGAAAAAAAGTATTAGATAAATTGCGTGATGAATTACGAAAACATAATCTTGTAGCAATCATTTTTGATTTTGAGTTCCCGGATGGACGTTCCATGATAGAAACCGTTGGTTTGTTGGCACGTATGTCGCGATTTGTTATTGCAGATCTTTCAGACGCAAAAATTGTGATTAACGAGCTCCAGGAAATCATACCGGTCAACCCATCTCTTCCGGTGATACCTATCATTGACTCTAAACAAACTGAGCCTGCTATTCTCAGAAAACATCATGAAAACCCGGGTTATTTAAAACCGATTTCTTACACCGATATCAATGATTTAATTTCTAACCTGGAAATGATAGTAAAAAAAGCAGAGCATAAAGCAGTAGAGCTTAGAGATCGTAAGTTGGGGCTTGGAATTTCATCCTTATTAATATAG